A stretch of the Mesorhizobium huakuii genome encodes the following:
- a CDS encoding polysaccharide deacetylase family protein produces the protein MKADGYAFVSMDEAVERIKAGGKGGRFATITADDAYRDNMTEALPVLEKHGAPITIYVAPGLIDGTADLWWDVAEDIVNASERLTLATSNGPAVIDCATPARKTQAITRLHAYLATEVREEDLRTVLRDLAASNGVDADAPRLRTLMNWDEIRTVAAHPLVTIGAHTINHSNLKRLSEADARHEIGAVKDMLRAELGRELSHFAYPYGYASAVGCREVGFVRDAGYTSAVTTRHGVLRAEHAGFLHALPRISINGRYQNLAHIRTMLSGVTTPLANAGKMLVTI, from the coding sequence ATGAAGGCGGACGGCTATGCCTTCGTCTCGATGGACGAAGCCGTCGAGCGCATCAAGGCAGGCGGCAAGGGCGGCCGGTTCGCCACGATCACCGCCGACGATGCCTATCGCGACAACATGACCGAGGCGCTGCCGGTGCTGGAAAAGCACGGTGCGCCGATCACCATCTATGTCGCGCCGGGGCTGATCGATGGCACCGCCGATCTGTGGTGGGATGTCGCCGAGGACATAGTCAATGCCAGCGAACGCCTGACGCTGGCGACCTCGAACGGTCCGGCGGTGATCGATTGCGCGACCCCGGCCAGGAAAACCCAGGCGATAACCCGGCTGCATGCCTATCTCGCCACCGAGGTCCGCGAGGAAGATCTGCGGACCGTGCTGCGCGATCTCGCCGCTTCAAATGGCGTCGACGCGGATGCTCCGCGCCTGCGGACACTGATGAACTGGGATGAGATTCGTACCGTTGCCGCGCACCCGCTTGTGACGATCGGCGCCCATACGATCAACCACAGCAACCTGAAGCGGCTTTCCGAAGCCGATGCGCGGCACGAGATCGGCGCCGTGAAGGATATGTTGCGGGCCGAACTCGGTAGGGAACTCAGCCATTTCGCCTATCCCTACGGCTATGCCAGCGCCGTCGGCTGCCGCGAAGTCGGCTTTGTCCGTGACGCCGGCTATACCTCCGCCGTGACGACCCGCCATGGCGTGCTGCGAGCCGAACATGCCGGCTTCCTGCATGCCTTGCCGCGCATTTCAATCAACGGCCGCTACCAGAACCTCGCCCACATCCGCACCATGCTGTCGGGTGTGACGACGCCGCTTGCCAATGCCGGCAAGATGCTCGTCACCATCTGA
- the rplM gene encoding 50S ribosomal protein L13 codes for MTTFSQKPADVVKKWILIDAEGLVVGRLATVIANHLRGKHKPTFTPHVDDGDNVIVINADKVVFTGKKFTDKVYYWHTGHPGGIKERTARQLLEGRFPERVVEKAVERMVPRGPLGRRQMKNLRVYAGAEHPHVAQQPEVLDVAKLNSKNKKVA; via the coding sequence ATGACAACCTTTTCGCAGAAGCCTGCGGATGTGGTGAAGAAGTGGATCCTGATCGACGCCGAGGGTCTCGTCGTCGGCCGTCTCGCCACTGTCATCGCCAATCATCTTCGCGGCAAGCACAAGCCGACCTTCACCCCGCATGTCGACGACGGCGACAATGTCATCGTCATCAATGCCGACAAGGTGGTGTTCACCGGCAAGAAATTCACCGACAAGGTCTATTACTGGCACACCGGCCACCCCGGCGGCATCAAGGAGCGCACGGCGCGCCAGCTGCTCGAGGGCCGTTTCCCCGAGCGTGTCGTCGAGAAGGCCGTTGAGCGCATGGTCCCGCGTGGCCCGCTCGGCCGTCGCCAGATGAAGAACCTGCGCGTCTATGCAGGCGCAGAGCATCCGCATGTCGCCCAGCAGCCAGAAGTCCTCGACGTGGCCAAGCTGAATTCCAAGAACAAGAAGGTCGCATAA
- the rpsI gene encoding 30S ribosomal protein S9 has product MAELSSLAELGAATGNTNTQPAAPVHVQKLDKSGRAYATGKRKNAIARVWVKPGSGKIVVNDKEFATYFARPVLQMILNQPIIASNRAGQYDIVATVVGGGLSGQAGAVRHGISKALTYYEPALRAVLKKGGFLTRDSRVVERKKYGKAKARRSFQFSKR; this is encoded by the coding sequence ATGGCTGAGCTTTCCTCGCTCGCAGAACTGGGCGCCGCCACCGGCAACACGAACACCCAGCCGGCAGCCCCCGTCCACGTCCAGAAGCTCGACAAGTCGGGCCGCGCCTATGCCACCGGCAAGCGCAAGAACGCCATTGCACGCGTCTGGGTGAAGCCGGGTTCCGGCAAGATCGTCGTCAACGACAAGGAATTCGCGACCTATTTCGCGCGTCCGGTCCTGCAGATGATCCTCAACCAGCCGATCATCGCCTCCAACCGTGCCGGCCAGTACGACATCGTCGCCACAGTTGTCGGCGGCGGCCTCTCCGGCCAGGCCGGTGCGGTCCGTCACGGCATCTCCAAGGCGCTGACCTACTACGAGCCGGCACTGCGCGCCGTGCTCAAGAAGGGCGGCTTCCTGACCCGCGACAGCCGCGTCGTCGAGCGCAAGAAGTACGGCAAGGCGAAAGCCCGCCGCAGCTTCCAGTTCTCGAAGCGCTAA
- a CDS encoding COX15/CtaA family protein: protein MAAISAAAPYVARDRDLRNRALVRGWLYIVLLVLFALVLVGGATRLTESGLSITEWQPIHGVIPPLNDTEWQEEFQRYQQIPQYTELNKGMSIEAFKSIFWWEWAHRILARSVGLVFALPLLAFWATRRIERGLGPKLVGILLLGGLQGAIGWWMVASGLVDRVSVSQYRLATHLTLAALIFTATMVVARGLAPHSEPAADRSTQRLAGFIVLLALIQIYLGGLVAGLDAGLSYNTWPLMDGKIIPGDLLILEPAWRNFFESPKTVQFVHRLGAYTVFAVALWHMIATRRRLPGSTHARRATLLFVLVLVQASIGIGTLLMHVPLHMALTHQGFALIVLGFAAAHWRGTKGAYPLPQEIALRR, encoded by the coding sequence ATGGCTGCCATATCAGCCGCCGCACCATACGTCGCCCGCGACCGTGACCTGCGCAACCGCGCGCTGGTGCGCGGCTGGCTTTATATCGTGCTTCTGGTGCTGTTTGCGCTGGTGCTGGTGGGCGGCGCCACGCGGCTTACCGAGTCGGGCCTGTCGATCACCGAATGGCAGCCGATCCATGGCGTCATTCCGCCGCTCAACGACACCGAGTGGCAGGAGGAATTCCAGCGCTATCAGCAGATCCCGCAATACACCGAGCTCAACAAGGGCATGAGCATCGAGGCGTTCAAGTCGATCTTCTGGTGGGAGTGGGCGCACCGCATCCTGGCGCGTAGCGTCGGCCTGGTCTTTGCCTTGCCGCTGCTGGCCTTCTGGGCAACACGCCGCATCGAGCGTGGCCTCGGGCCAAAGCTGGTCGGCATTCTGCTTCTCGGTGGCCTGCAGGGCGCCATCGGCTGGTGGATGGTGGCCTCCGGCCTGGTTGATCGGGTTTCCGTCAGCCAGTACCGGTTGGCGACGCATTTGACGCTGGCGGCGCTGATCTTCACCGCCACCATGGTCGTCGCGCGCGGGCTGGCGCCGCATTCCGAGCCTGCGGCCGATCGTTCGACGCAGCGCCTGGCCGGCTTCATCGTACTTCTGGCGCTGATCCAGATCTATCTCGGCGGTCTGGTCGCCGGGCTTGATGCGGGCTTGAGTTACAACACCTGGCCGCTGATGGACGGCAAGATCATCCCCGGCGATCTGCTGATCCTCGAACCTGCATGGCGCAATTTCTTCGAGAGCCCGAAGACGGTGCAGTTCGTGCATCGGCTCGGCGCCTATACGGTCTTCGCCGTCGCGCTCTGGCACATGATCGCCACGCGTCGGCGGCTGCCGGGCTCAACCCATGCGCGCCGTGCGACGCTGTTGTTTGTGCTGGTGCTGGTGCAGGCCTCGATCGGCATCGGCACGCTGCTCATGCATGTGCCGCTGCATATGGCGCTCACCCATCAGGGTTTCGCACTGATCGTGCTGGGCTTTGCCGCCGCACATTGGCGCGGCACCAAAGGGGCTTACCCCTTGCCGCAGGAGATCGCGCTTAGGAGATGA
- a CDS encoding type II toxin-antitoxin system HicB family antitoxin, with protein MKNYFALVEKDPDSAFGIRFPDIPGCFSAADTAEDIVPNAVEALQLWAEDMPVPKPSSHEAIVALPDIRTALAEGGYLVSVPLIDNDSAVVRANVTFERGVLRAIDAAARERGITRSAFLSSAARKEIEAKH; from the coding sequence ATGAAGAACTATTTCGCCTTGGTCGAGAAAGACCCCGACAGCGCGTTCGGTATTCGCTTTCCCGACATTCCCGGCTGTTTTTCGGCCGCGGATACGGCCGAAGACATCGTACCCAATGCGGTTGAAGCCTTGCAATTGTGGGCGGAGGATATGCCGGTTCCAAAGCCGTCCAGCCACGAAGCGATTGTCGCCCTCCCCGACATACGCACCGCGCTTGCCGAAGGCGGCTATCTGGTCTCGGTGCCGCTCATCGACAATGACAGCGCGGTCGTGAGGGCGAATGTGACTTTCGAACGTGGCGTCCTGCGGGCGATCGACGCAGCGGCACGGGAGCGTGGCATTACGCGATCAGCATTCCTTTCCAGCGCGGCTCGCAAGGAAATCGAGGCAAAGCACTGA
- a CDS encoding type II toxin-antitoxin system HicA family toxin → MLERDSRKIIKRLKEDGFELISIRGSHHKFRKGEIVLIVPHPEKDLPTGTARAIAKQAGWIG, encoded by the coding sequence TTGCTTGAGCGTGACAGCCGTAAGATCATAAAGCGCCTCAAGGAGGACGGGTTCGAGCTGATTTCGATACGCGGCTCGCACCACAAATTCCGGAAGGGCGAGATCGTGTTGATTGTTCCGCATCCCGAAAAAGACCTGCCCACTGGCACTGCTCGTGCGATCGCCAAGCAAGCTGGTTGGATCGGATAG
- a CDS encoding aminoglycoside phosphotransferase family protein → MTDAPAFPARWKVSAPELIAETFSSRIWKVVREDGSPAIVKALKPFDDVADELRGEHFLAWRRGEGAVRLLGRDGHSMLLEYAGETLLTRVLDEQGDNAATAIAAEVMAKLFSPSKHPYPPELQPLRERYASLFRKAATDRATGDDSLYVEAAAIAERLLENPYDIRPLHGDLHHDNILHGPRGWLVIDPKGVLGDPGFDAANMFYNPLDRDALCLDPLRIAYMAEVFAKTLGQSPAAILDHAIAYGCLSAAWHHGDDNAVEENRELSIAEAIRTVRTHF, encoded by the coding sequence TTGACGGACGCACCAGCCTTCCCGGCGCGCTGGAAAGTCAGCGCGCCGGAACTCATTGCCGAAACCTTTTCGAGCCGCATCTGGAAGGTTGTTCGCGAAGACGGCTCGCCGGCCATCGTCAAGGCGCTCAAGCCTTTCGACGATGTCGCTGACGAATTGCGCGGCGAACATTTCCTCGCCTGGCGGCGCGGCGAAGGCGCGGTGCGCCTGCTTGGCCGCGACGGCCACAGCATGCTGCTGGAATATGCCGGCGAAACCCTGCTTACGCGGGTTCTCGATGAACAGGGCGACAACGCCGCGACCGCGATCGCGGCTGAGGTGATGGCAAAACTGTTTTCGCCATCCAAACATCCCTACCCGCCCGAACTTCAGCCGCTCAGGGAGCGGTACGCCAGCCTGTTCAGGAAGGCCGCGACGGATCGCGCTACCGGTGATGACAGCCTCTATGTCGAGGCCGCAGCCATCGCCGAGCGACTGCTGGAAAATCCGTACGATATCAGGCCGCTGCATGGCGACCTGCACCACGACAACATCCTGCACGGGCCGCGTGGCTGGCTGGTGATCGATCCGAAGGGCGTGCTTGGCGATCCCGGCTTCGATGCCGCCAACATGTTCTACAACCCGCTTGACCGCGACGCGCTTTGCCTCGATCCCCTCCGGATCGCGTACATGGCAGAAGTCTTTGCCAAGACGCTTGGGCAGTCACCGGCGGCGATACTGGACCATGCCATCGCCTATGGCTGCCTGTCCGCGGCCTGGCACCACGGGGACGACAACGCGGTCGAGGAGAATCGTGAACTGTCGATCGCCGAGGCGATCCGGACGGTGCGGACGCATTTCTGA
- a CDS encoding MFS transporter yields the protein MGMSDTIVFKPRAAYAATVAATSLGFVVVQLDVSIVNVALNRIGAALSMGIGGLQWVVDAYTLAFASLLLAGGALGDRIGARRVFVGGMALFSLASLVCGLAQSPWVLIAARAVQGAGAALLMPCSLALLNRAYASDKPRRARAVGLWTAAGGIALSAGPVLGGFMVASLGWASIFLVNLPIGALAIWMAYRFLPETAPKAEKPPIDWAGQGLVVLTLFSLTGAFIETGSSGWTSLPVIGGLILAVVAGSLFLLVESRSKAPMFPLKLFASRIPAVTSLVGLAVNLTLYGTIFMLSLYFQKERHFSPEMTGLAFLPFMAAVTVSNVAAGRIAANYGSRLPMTIGLLIGAAGFGLMALIQADTSYLSLLWRLLFLPVGIGLAVPAMTTALLSSVPTTMSGTASGVLNTVRQSGGAIGVALFGSALALGTIQGMQIAFLASTLAVAFSALCAFLFIRAADHSAG from the coding sequence ATGGGCATGTCCGACACCATCGTTTTCAAGCCCCGCGCCGCCTATGCCGCCACCGTCGCCGCGACCAGTCTCGGTTTCGTCGTGGTGCAGCTCGATGTCTCCATCGTCAATGTTGCGCTGAACAGGATCGGCGCCGCACTTTCGATGGGCATAGGCGGCCTGCAATGGGTGGTCGATGCCTACACGCTGGCCTTTGCTTCGCTGCTGCTTGCCGGCGGCGCGCTCGGCGACAGGATCGGCGCCCGCCGCGTGTTCGTCGGTGGTATGGCATTGTTCAGCTTAGCTTCTCTGGTCTGTGGCCTGGCGCAGAGCCCTTGGGTGCTGATCGCGGCGCGCGCCGTGCAGGGCGCGGGAGCTGCGCTGCTGATGCCGTGTTCGCTGGCGCTGCTCAACCGCGCCTATGCCTCCGACAAGCCACGCCGGGCACGCGCCGTCGGCCTGTGGACGGCCGCGGGCGGCATCGCGCTGTCGGCCGGGCCGGTGCTCGGCGGCTTCATGGTCGCGTCGCTCGGCTGGGCCAGCATTTTTCTGGTCAACCTGCCCATCGGCGCTCTCGCCATCTGGATGGCCTACCGGTTTCTGCCGGAGACGGCGCCCAAGGCCGAGAAGCCGCCGATCGACTGGGCCGGGCAGGGGCTTGTCGTGCTGACGCTGTTTTCGCTGACCGGCGCCTTCATCGAAACAGGCTCGTCGGGCTGGACTTCCTTGCCGGTTATTGGCGGATTGATCTTGGCGGTGGTGGCCGGAAGCCTGTTCCTGTTGGTCGAGAGCCGGAGCAAGGCGCCGATGTTTCCGCTAAAGCTGTTTGCCAGTCGCATCCCGGCTGTAACGAGCCTCGTAGGGCTGGCGGTCAACCTGACGCTCTACGGCACGATCTTCATGCTCAGTCTCTACTTCCAGAAGGAAAGGCATTTTTCGCCCGAGATGACAGGGCTCGCCTTCCTGCCCTTCATGGCGGCGGTCACCGTGTCGAATGTCGCCGCGGGACGCATCGCGGCAAATTATGGCTCACGCTTGCCGATGACGATCGGTCTGCTCATTGGCGCGGCCGGTTTCGGCCTGATGGCGCTGATCCAGGCCGACACGTCCTATCTGTCGCTGCTGTGGCGGCTGCTGTTCCTGCCGGTCGGCATTGGTCTCGCCGTTCCTGCCATGACCACGGCGCTGTTGTCGTCCGTGCCGACGACGATGTCGGGAACAGCCTCGGGCGTGCTCAACACCGTGCGGCAGTCGGGCGGGGCGATCGGCGTCGCGTTGTTCGGCTCAGCTTTGGCGCTGGGCACGATCCAGGGCATGCAGATTGCTTTCCTCGCCTCCACGCTCGCCGTGGCGTTCTCGGCGCTCTGCGCCTTCCTGTTCATCCGCGCCGCCGACCATTCCGCCGGATAG
- a CDS encoding acyltransferase family protein produces MTQAAFLSPSDAMVSTHAGTIAGERFQVLDSWRGICALLVALFHFPTASAISQSSLVGSSYLFVDFFFVLSGFVIASSHGNRLSQPVQVARFALVRFGRIYPLHLVMLAAFAGFELLRLMLPQLHGAGAAPFTGGFDLTSLLANLFLLQGMGFEDHLTWNAPSWSISAEFFAYLLFAGVVFIAGARAWIWFVAAAVTAPLFLLGFSTHHMDVSYDFGFIRCLYGFSLGALLAWFQHDSIAGARQLLARGGPRLSWTLAEIVMVAVIVLFVSMAGGNDFGIAAPLVFALALFLFAHEGGWISALLRTPFMLTLGALSYSIYMVHIFVQARLINIAGLVEHKLGLSLVGDIVLRGSPATGFGAGWTGTVAIVLMLIATIAASWVSWRLVEMPALAWFRRLSKRI; encoded by the coding sequence ATGACGCAGGCCGCGTTTCTTAGTCCGTCCGATGCCATGGTGTCGACCCATGCCGGTACGATAGCAGGCGAGCGCTTCCAGGTTCTCGATTCGTGGCGCGGCATCTGCGCGCTGCTGGTGGCGCTGTTTCATTTCCCGACCGCTTCCGCGATCTCGCAGAGCAGCCTCGTTGGTTCGTCCTATCTTTTCGTCGACTTCTTCTTCGTCCTTTCCGGCTTTGTCATCGCCAGCAGCCATGGCAATCGGCTGAGCCAGCCGGTACAGGTCGCCCGCTTCGCTTTGGTGCGTTTTGGCCGCATCTATCCGCTGCACCTCGTCATGCTTGCCGCCTTTGCCGGGTTCGAGCTGCTGCGGCTGATGCTGCCGCAACTGCATGGCGCCGGCGCCGCCCCCTTCACCGGCGGTTTCGATTTGACAAGCCTGCTTGCCAATCTGTTCCTGCTGCAAGGGATGGGCTTCGAGGATCATCTGACCTGGAATGCGCCGAGCTGGAGCATTTCGGCGGAGTTCTTCGCCTATCTCCTGTTCGCGGGCGTGGTCTTCATCGCCGGCGCGCGTGCCTGGATATGGTTTGTCGCCGCCGCCGTCACCGCGCCGCTGTTCCTGCTCGGCTTCTCCACGCATCATATGGATGTGTCCTACGATTTCGGCTTCATCCGCTGCCTCTATGGCTTCTCGCTCGGAGCCCTGCTGGCCTGGTTTCAGCATGATTCCATTGCAGGGGCGCGACAGCTCCTCGCCAGGGGCGGCCCGCGGCTGAGCTGGACCCTTGCCGAAATCGTCATGGTGGCGGTCATCGTGCTTTTCGTCTCGATGGCGGGCGGCAATGATTTCGGCATCGCCGCACCCCTGGTGTTTGCGCTGGCGCTGTTTCTGTTCGCCCATGAGGGTGGCTGGATTTCTGCTCTGCTGAGGACGCCGTTCATGCTGACGCTCGGCGCACTGTCCTACTCGATCTACATGGTCCATATCTTCGTCCAGGCGCGCCTGATCAACATTGCCGGGCTCGTCGAGCACAAGCTCGGCCTGAGCCTGGTCGGCGACATCGTGCTGCGCGGCTCGCCGGCGACGGGCTTCGGCGCCGGCTGGACCGGGACCGTGGCGATCGTCTTGATGCTCATTGCCACCATCGCCGCCTCCTGGGTCTCCTGGCGTCTGGTCGAAATGCCGGCCCTGGCCTGGTTCCGCCGGCTGTCGAAGCGCATCTGA
- the speB gene encoding agmatinase, translated as MATKNIDHAFTARSKTGGALEPTYSGALSFMRRKYTKDVKGADAVVWGIPFDAAVTNRPGARFGPQAIRRASAILDNDPQYPFSRDLFEHLAVVDYGDCLLDSGNHQKTPGTIEREAAKILKSGAFLLTLGGDHFVTWPLLKAHAAIHGPLALVQFDAHQDTWEDDGKRIDHGSFVGRAVKEGIIDPDRSIQIGIRTHAPDTFGIKILYGHEIEEMRASDIAYAIVDRTGGKKTYLTFDIDCLDPAYAPGTGTPVAGGPSSAKILSTLRQLNQVDIVGADVVEVAPAYDHADITAIAGSMVAMQYLGLLAERKARQEEMNNGNHNGAAVNHGNGI; from the coding sequence ATGGCGACCAAGAACATCGACCACGCCTTCACCGCCCGCTCCAAAACGGGCGGCGCCCTTGAGCCGACCTATTCCGGCGCGCTGTCGTTCATGCGGCGCAAATACACCAAGGACGTGAAGGGCGCGGATGCGGTGGTGTGGGGCATTCCCTTCGACGCCGCCGTCACCAACCGGCCCGGCGCCCGATTCGGGCCGCAGGCTATACGCCGCGCCTCGGCGATCCTCGACAATGATCCGCAATATCCGTTCTCGCGCGATCTGTTTGAACATCTCGCGGTGGTCGATTACGGCGACTGCCTGCTCGACTCCGGTAATCACCAGAAAACACCCGGCACGATCGAGCGCGAGGCGGCGAAGATTCTGAAATCTGGCGCTTTCCTTTTGACGCTCGGCGGCGACCATTTCGTCACCTGGCCGCTGCTCAAGGCGCATGCCGCAATCCATGGCCCGCTCGCCTTGGTGCAGTTCGACGCGCATCAGGACACGTGGGAGGATGACGGCAAGCGCATCGACCACGGATCCTTCGTCGGCCGCGCGGTCAAGGAAGGCATCATCGATCCCGACCGATCGATCCAGATCGGCATCCGGACGCACGCGCCCGATACGTTCGGCATCAAGATCCTCTACGGGCACGAAATCGAGGAAATGCGGGCGTCCGACATCGCCTACGCCATCGTCGACCGCACGGGCGGCAAGAAGACGTACCTCACCTTCGACATCGACTGCCTCGACCCGGCCTATGCGCCGGGAACCGGCACGCCGGTGGCCGGTGGGCCGTCCTCGGCGAAGATCCTGTCGACGCTGCGCCAGCTCAATCAGGTCGATATTGTCGGCGCCGATGTCGTGGAGGTTGCGCCGGCCTATGATCACGCCGATATAACGGCGATCGCCGGCTCGATGGTGGCCATGCAATATCTCGGCCTGCTGGCTGAACGAAAGGCGCGGCAGGAAGAGATGAACAACGGCAATCACAACGGTGCCGCGGTAAATCACGGTAACGGCATATAG
- the argC gene encoding N-acetyl-gamma-glutamyl-phosphate reductase yields the protein MKPKIFIDGEHGTTGLQIRALLAERGDLEIISIPTERRKETAARAEFLNAADIAILCLPDDAAKESVSLIANDTTKVIDASTAHRVAEGWAYGFAEMDKDQAKAIAMAKRVANPGCWPQGPIATLRPLVTAGLLPADFPIAVNGISGYSGGGRPMIEDYVAKGEDASEFLPYGLTLQHKHVPELRAYAKLSHDPIMQPAVGNFAQGMITVVPLQLGSLDHVPTGVELHAAIADHFAAIKGGVVEVAPYAHLERMPEIDPEIYNGTNRMKVYVFANDKRAQALLLAVYDNLGKGASGAAVQNMDLMLGL from the coding sequence ATGAAACCGAAAATCTTCATCGACGGCGAGCACGGCACCACCGGCCTCCAGATCCGGGCGCTGCTTGCCGAGCGTGGCGACCTGGAGATCATTTCCATCCCGACGGAGCGTCGCAAGGAAACGGCGGCGCGCGCCGAATTCCTCAATGCCGCCGATATCGCGATCCTCTGCCTGCCGGACGATGCGGCGAAGGAGAGCGTCTCGCTGATCGCCAACGACACCACCAAGGTCATCGATGCGTCGACCGCGCATCGCGTCGCCGAAGGCTGGGCCTATGGCTTCGCCGAAATGGACAAGGATCAGGCCAAGGCGATCGCCATGGCCAAGCGCGTCGCCAACCCCGGCTGCTGGCCGCAGGGACCGATCGCGACGCTCAGGCCGCTGGTCACCGCCGGGCTGCTGCCGGCCGATTTCCCGATCGCCGTCAACGGCATTTCGGGCTATTCGGGCGGCGGTCGGCCGATGATCGAGGATTATGTCGCCAAGGGCGAGGACGCCTCGGAGTTCCTGCCCTATGGCCTCACCCTGCAGCACAAGCATGTGCCGGAACTGCGGGCCTATGCGAAGCTGTCGCATGACCCGATCATGCAGCCGGCGGTCGGCAATTTCGCCCAGGGCATGATCACGGTCGTGCCGCTGCAGCTTGGCAGCCTCGACCATGTGCCGACGGGTGTGGAGCTTCATGCCGCCATTGCCGACCATTTCGCTGCCATCAAGGGCGGCGTGGTCGAGGTGGCGCCCTATGCGCATCTGGAGCGCATGCCGGAGATCGATCCCGAGATCTACAACGGCACCAACCGCATGAAAGTCTATGTCTTTGCCAACGACAAACGCGCGCAGGCGCTGCTGCTGGCGGTCTATGACAATCTCGGCAAGGGTGCCTCGGGCGCCGCCGTCCAGAACATGGACCTGATGCTCGGTCTTTGA
- a CDS encoding DUF2842 domain-containing protein — protein MPIRLKKLIGMFLLVALVIIYALVASIFAVARLSESGALVQFLFFLFSGLLWVLPAMGIIKWLMLEPRAKR, from the coding sequence ATGCCTATTCGCCTGAAAAAGCTGATCGGAATGTTCCTGCTGGTGGCACTGGTCATCATCTATGCGCTGGTCGCATCGATCTTCGCGGTCGCGCGGCTGTCGGAGTCCGGCGCGTTGGTGCAATTCCTGTTCTTCCTGTTCAGCGGCCTGCTCTGGGTGCTGCCGGCGATGGGCATCATCAAGTGGCTGATGCTGGAGCCGCGGGCGAAGCGCTGA
- a CDS encoding glycerophosphodiester phosphodiesterase family protein, producing the protein MRTIWLSLLLSTALAVASGQALAGESGARQILDRFEHANQWRDHVMVAAHRAGSMQAGKTLYAENSLAAVEGSIAMGAEIVEVDIRRSKDNEFVVMHDSWLDRTTTCKGEVIKYTLAELKACRLVVEGTHAVTDERVSTLREMLLATRDRILINLDNKLEVGDLLGMIAVARDLGMADQVIVKENLWNQTRIATVKAAMAAIGGGIQFMPIIADDAVHDAGFAETVDHAFSPRAIELINWRAGAETLTETGGALFSTRMRAAAVRGNWHIWADTYAIVNKPGGFLAGGRGDELAVQASLPREAWGFWADRGATIIQTDEPKAAIDWLAANGYRVPYAGTGERIEPAATASIN; encoded by the coding sequence ATGCGGACGATCTGGCTAAGCCTTCTGCTTTCCACGGCCCTTGCGGTCGCATCCGGTCAGGCCTTGGCTGGCGAAAGCGGCGCCAGACAGATCCTCGACCGCTTCGAACACGCCAACCAGTGGCGCGACCATGTCATGGTGGCCGCGCATCGCGCCGGCAGCATGCAGGCCGGCAAGACGCTTTACGCGGAAAATTCACTTGCTGCCGTCGAAGGCTCGATCGCCATGGGCGCAGAGATTGTCGAGGTCGACATCAGGCGCTCGAAGGACAACGAATTCGTCGTCATGCACGACAGCTGGCTCGACCGCACCACGACCTGCAAGGGCGAGGTCATCAAATACACGCTGGCCGAACTGAAGGCCTGCCGGCTGGTGGTCGAGGGCACCCACGCCGTCACCGACGAGAGGGTTTCGACGCTGCGCGAGATGCTGCTGGCGACCAGGGACCGGATCCTCATCAATCTCGACAACAAGCTCGAAGTCGGCGACCTGCTAGGCATGATCGCGGTGGCGCGCGATCTCGGCATGGCCGACCAGGTCATCGTCAAGGAGAACCTCTGGAACCAGACCAGGATTGCCACGGTAAAGGCGGCCATGGCCGCTATCGGCGGCGGCATCCAGTTCATGCCGATCATCGCCGATGACGCGGTGCATGATGCCGGTTTTGCCGAGACCGTCGACCATGCTTTCTCACCGCGCGCGATCGAGCTGATCAACTGGCGGGCGGGCGCCGAAACGCTGACCGAGACCGGTGGAGCGCTGTTCAGCACGCGCATGCGCGCGGCCGCGGTGCGGGGCAACTGGCACATCTGGGCCGACACCTACGCCATCGTCAACAAGCCGGGCGGTTTCCTGGCCGGCGGCCGTGGCGACGAACTGGCGGTGCAGGCCAGCCTGCCGCGCGAAGCCTGGGGTTTCTGGGCCGATCGCGGCGCCACCATCATTCAGACCGACGAGCCGAAGGCGGCCATCGACTGGCTGGCGGCAAACGGCTATCGCGTGCCCTATGCCGGGACCGGCGAACGCATCGAGCCTGCCGCGACCGCCAGCATCAATTGA